AGTATCACAGTCATTCCCAGACCAGAGTCTCAGGTTTCTATTCTTGATCAACAACACCTGCTTCATAGGGCACCAGGTCCAGCATGACCTCACTCGCAAAATCGACTGGTATATATAGAGTTATCTCCAAGTGTCGTGGGCACCAGTGTTGAAATGTCTTCGCAATCCCACGTTTGATTGCTTCAAGAGAAACTACTCACCGCTGCCATAGTTCGAGTCCAAGTTTCAGACAATGACAACCTATGCTGCGGAAAAGGCTGCGTGAAGCTATCATTGACAAAGTCGTTTCAGACTTTACAAAGTACTTGGAGGATAACACTAGGATCACCCTAGGAGTCACacctcaggaggtggcggagaTGCTGCAGGAGCTATTCGAAGGGTGAACCAGTGCACTGCAAGTATAATAAGCAAACGAGTACTgctaaaatttaattagtaaccAAACATTTAGGCCTGTATATTTGCACTCTCTCGTCAATCAGCAGGGTTGAAGCAGAGTAGTTCCGAATAGACTAGTTTTAGAAGTACTAGACCAAGAACACGCCACAATGATTGATCAAAGTCGGGAACGACGTTGATGGGAATGTGAGATTGACCTGAGAATAGAAAAGGAGAGGAAATCTAAGAAATCCCTTAGATTGAAAGAATTGGCGTGCACGGGGTCAAATTTCGAAAGATCTGCGAATTGAATGTCAAATATTGAGAGGCATTCGAATTGAGGGTTAAATATTGAAATTTCTCCTCCCATTCCTAGGCCAATGCAACACAGTTCATACAGGAGACAGAGTAGAACAGAGCAAAACGGAGAGTGACACCTTAGAGTATCATACAGGACTACAGGAGACATGCATAACTAAATAAACTTCTGATAACTAGTATGGTTTGATGCACTGATTTATCCTTCAAATAGCTCCTCCAACATCTCTTCCAGTTCCTTGGGAGTGACTCTTGAGGCACAGACAGCATTATCCTCCATGAATTTTGTGAAAGCTGGAATGACTTTCTTGATGATGGCTGCCCGCAGCTCTTCCCTCAGCTCTGGGTCTGGAACCTTCCAGAGCTTTTGCTTGATGTAGGTCTTCTCAAACTTTGTCTCGAAATTATGTTGTGCTGAGTATCTTGTTAAGCAACAAGGTGTACGATCATGTAAGGGCTTCAACACAGGTGTCCAAGATGCTTGAATATAACTGTTTATGTAACCATCGATCTTGTGAGCCAAGGCATACATGGGGACATCCACAAGCCGCTGATTTGTACGAAGCTGATGCCAGACAAAGTAGAAGTTGTTGATCAAGAATAGGAACCTGAGGCTCTGGTCTGGAAATGACTCTGACACTCTGGTGAGCTTTTCTTCTAGAGAACGGAATATCACGATCAAGCTGGTAGAAGAACTGGTATTTTCATTGCCTGTTGCTGCGGGGGCGTCCTTACCATGAACACGAACGGATGCTGGTGCTTCATGAATGGTAGGAGGAGGATCCACTGCAGATCGTTTGTAGCTAGTCCACAACACAATGATGCAGCTTAGCGCAGACTTAGTGGCCTTGTGAATGCCAGGTGATAGGTCCTCCGCCAGTCCTGATGCTCTAGAGTCATGGTGACGATCACCCGTCAAGGACATGAACTGAGTCTTGACATAGTCTCTTGTGTGCCGTATGGCCCCATCCAGCCTGTCCAGTTTTGCTAGCAAGAGGCTACTCATCTCCccgcttgtctttgtagcttcaGCGTGCAGCTGGATTGAGGAACAGAGCCACGAGTCCAAGAGCTGGACATGTTCCATGGCACCGGCGAGAGCGTCACGGGCGTCTGCTAGTGCCTGGAATTTGTGAGCTGATGCCACTCCACCCCTACCACGCCTACTGCCAGAAACAATCTGATGGTCGTCGTCGCTGGCACTAGGATCAATGATTTCCAATGCAACAACGACATCAACAAAAGGGAGCATATGCGAGAAGGTTGCTGCAAAAAATCCTACCAGCTCTGACGTAGGTGGCCAGCAGGTTTGTAGCTGCTGTagagcttcttcttcctcctcctggcTAGGGCTAGGACACCATCCAGTGAAGCTAAGGATGGATCTGCTGATGCCGTGCAGAGCTAAGACCCAGCTGCGTGCAGTGTGCTGGAGTCGCCGCGAGACGAAGGCCCTCCCAGCGGACGCATCCAGCTGAGCAAGGTGGAGAACCCAGCTGACCTGCAGCTCCCAGAGCCACCTGTCCAAGGGATCCGATCCATGGATGAGGTCCCTCATGTGCTCGCGTGTCTTGGCCTTGTCTTGCTCCGTGACCGTTTCGCCGCCGACCTCCTCGTCCGCGTCTTCTTCCACGACCAACGTGGAGGTGTTGGGAGCGGGCATGAACGAGTGGAGGACACGAGCAGCTGGAGCTGAGGCGCTGCCGCTGCTGGCTGTGGTTGTGCAGGTAGCTGATGAAGCAGTGGTGGTGCTACTGATGCCATAGTTGTTGTTGATGTAATCGGCCAAGTAGAGCTGCGGCGGCCTCTGGTGAACGGAATCGCCACCGCCGCTCTCGGTGGATGAGAACCTCGACCTCCATGCTCCCCACCAGGTAGCCGCCATGCCTGCGAGCTAGGTCGCCGGCTATGGGCCTTTTCGCTTCAGGTTCAAGGCTTCAAGCTGATGCAGCTGCTACCTTAGCTCTATAACCTTATGACAGTGTGCATTATTGCCAACGCCATTTCGCTACGTTCTTGACTTGACCTCACCTGGATGCTGTGTGGCTGTGATTCTGCTTTTGCTCCCGTTTTCAAAAAGGCAACGCAGTGTTGACTTTAGTGCATGGACGTGTTCACACCGACAAAACCTGACTTGGCGGTAATTGTGCTACGTATTGGTCGTCTTTAGCTTTCTTTTGTCCATCGTCCCCGCCGCGTACGTAAGTTGTGCACACGGTCATGCACGCGGTCGTCTTTAGCTTTTTTTTTCCGGTGTCTTGAGGTTTTAGTTCATGATGTGCTAATTGCAGCTCTTTATATGGCACACATGCTCTTTATATGACACACACAAGCAGGCATACAAATCCCTCTTATTAGGTTCATCTGTAGTGTGGTAAAGATTGTTAGTCCTCGGCTGAGACCATCGGATGTTGTTGCTCAATTGTTGTTGACCGCAGACACCGATGCTTCAAGTGTTTAGGGAAGATGAAAATGTGTTACTTCTCAAATGGACCTTGGTCCATCAGGAGGAAAACTAAAACAACAAATGGATAAAGAATTATCGAACATCACTATCCCAAAAATGAATTATAGAGAGATGCATCATGAACATTACCCTATATAGTTACTTTGAATTCTCTTGACTTATGAAGACATGTATTCAGGTTGTATAACCTTTGTCAGAATAGTTGCATTTTAAATCCATTCCTTTGCAATATCAGTCCAAAAAGAAAACATCTCAAAACATAGGTACATGCAATGGGACCGCCATACCAATGTTTTAGCACATGTTTTAGAACATCTCTTAGTGAGTGAAGATATATAAGCCCTTAATAATTATGTTACTATCTGCACAGAACTTTATAAAACCTGTAGCAGTTATGCATAGCTATCTTTAAAAAAACTGAAGCATATGCAATGGAAACTATAAAATGTAACACTCCATAACCAGATATCAGAATCTCATTAGCCCAAGTAACGTTTGGAGCAGCCAACACTACTACAGAACagctttgtaggggcggctcatgggcatttgtaggggcggtttggccagcagCCCCTATCAAAGCGTGGCTACAAAtcgccgatttgtaggggcggttcctagaccgtccctacaaattgatttgtagaggcggttggtccgcctctacaaaatcgatttgtaggggcggttcagtctagaaccacccctacagtatattttttcgccaaaaaaaattcaaatttacaattcaaattcgacaagaacatatatatataattttcaaatctgaccagaacatatataattcaaatctgaccacaagcacaagagcacaaGGTGTTGgtcctgaggatttctacctaagtgaaCGTtgcaagtatgtatacaaacatataagctaatgaggatttctacctaagtgaatgttacaagtatgtatacaaacttATTTGCTTCACACAGCATTTGCTCCTGGACATGGTTTAGCGATATCATTAAGTAGTTCAAACAGTACCTATATCTAAGCAGAAATTATCCAAAAAAAATATCTACAGATATAAATCTTCATAAATTTTATCATGTTAAGAGCATACCCTCCTCTGAAGATTAGTGAGCTGATCAAGCATATGCTGTGTCTGCAAAATGAGAAATTTCTTTGTTCAGCATTGGAAAGATATAACATACTAAGTCATTCATGCCTATGCAATTCAGACTACGGTGCTAATTCAGAGGGTTATGACTTATGAGAATTCTGAAAACTCTGTAAATTCATGAAGATAGAATTCAAGAGTAGACTCAACTTGCCTCTGAGTCCTCTGTAAATTATCCACCCTTGTTTTTAGTTTAAGGTACTCATTGCGACTGCTCTGGACTAACTGCAAAATAAGAGGTACTTCAGTACAAAAGATATAAAAAGCAAGTAAGCATTAAGTGCTTTTGGAGCAAATAGTGGCTGggcactagggatgaaaatggaagATCAGTTCACACACAATAATGATATTTGGAACTATCATCTTTGACAGCAGTAGCATATGGCTTTGTTTACACAACCCTGTGCTTTGCTTACCTGAGTTAGTTCAGCTGTTTTAGTGTCCAAAATAAAGATCAACAGTACCTAGAGATCAAAATCATCAAACATACCAAGTTATATCCTTAGGGGAATGACAAGATCAACAAATGCTGAAGGTATGCATCAATAGAAGAAACTGATTTACTAAGTAAAAGTGTAATGCACAATGAGAGAACCTGTCCAAGACACATGCAGATCCGTCAGAGAGAGGGGAATAAGTTAGATGACAACTTGTAAATATGCTTAGCCCCTGCAGCCAGCAGAACGGAACTTGAGTTCACACTTTTTTTCAGAATAGGACTCAAATTATATGTATTAAATTGGTAGAAAAGTAGCACATGTGTCGTATAGAGCAAGGTCCCTCAAAGATAAGGAAATGACAGCAGCCAGTCACAAGGAATGAATGCACTCAGAAACATACAGAAACTAAAACTATCAAGTCAAATGGGTATCAAACTATCAGTGAAGATGAGTTACTTGTACTATGTAGATGATAGCAACCACAGTCACACATAGCAAAATCCCTACAGGCAGGTACAAATCCCAGTAACTTCCTTTAGTACACAAATCCCATATATGATAATCAAGCATTCAGATTCAGCAATGCATGCACATACTTTACTACTGCTTCCTACTCTGTTTGTGGTGGGACTTACCCAGATAGAAAAGTTGATAATGACTTTGaaaagttttcaaaaaaaaatagtgaaaagttgataatgactttgaaacaaaatgGCATGTTTTACAAGCACAACCGCAGTTAGTCATTTACTATTATTAAATGCATTGTTTGTGAATAGCACATACATATATAGATAGTTTCTGAACAGCTAGATTCTGAACATTGCCAAATTCTAATGATCTTGTTCAAGTTTCCAAAATTTTAATGATCTTATTAGTGGCTGATGCCTCTTTCCGTTGCCATAGATATTTGCATGCATCTGTAATCTTGTTCTTGCTAAAATTTTAAAGAAACAAAGCTACCACGCACACAGTGATGCAGTCCATTTATTAAAGATAGCAGCACCAACTATCACTTCATATGAGATTCTAGAGCAaatataaaatttgagatgcagaTCCACAGCCAGCAGGAGACTTTTTCACAGAGCCACTAATATTTCATAGTGAAGCTTCATATATGCTCTAAAATAAAAGTCAGGGGCTGTCACAAGCTAACAACCTAGAGCTGTTATGACGAAAGCTTAAATTTTTCTccagaccatctcatgaaaaaacAAGCTTAATTTTTTAACTAGCAAAAGAGAGAGGCATCCAGCGTTGGAACAACAGGCCATACTGCAGAGCTCAGGCTTACAAGCTCGGGCTTGCAGAGAAGAGGAAGAAATAAGATCCTTGCCTAACGAGCTCTGGCTTGTAGAAGATCAATGGTGGCCTCATCCTTCATCTGGCTCAGCTCCTGCAGCAGAAATGAGAACTCAACTTTGAGCTTCAATCAACACACATAGTGACAGACAATACAAAACTATCAAGTAAACCAATTACCAACACTTGATACACATGTTCAGTCAAGTTTTATG
The nucleotide sequence above comes from Miscanthus floridulus cultivar M001 chromosome 18, ASM1932011v1, whole genome shotgun sequence. Encoded proteins:
- the LOC136524742 gene encoding uncharacterized protein, encoding MAATWWGAWRSRFSSTESGGGDSVHQRPPQLYLADYINNNYGISSTTTASSATCTTTASSGSASAPAARVLHSFMPAPNTSTLVVEEDADEEVGGETVTEQDKAKTREHMRDLIHGSDPLDRWLWELQVSWVLHLAQLDASAGRAFVSRRLQHTARSWVLALHGISRSILSFTGWCPSPSQEEEEEALQQLQTCWPPTSELVGFFAATFSHMLPFVDVVVALEIIDPSASDDDHQIVSGSRRGRGGVASAHKFQALADARDALAGAMEHVQLLDSWLCSSIQLHAEATKTSGEMSSLLLAKLDRLDGAIRHTRDYVKTQFMSLTGDRHHDSRASGLAEDLSPGIHKATKSALSCIIVLWTSYKRSAVDPPPTIHEAPASVRVHGKDAPAATGNENTSSSTSLIVIFRSLEEKLTRVSESFPDQSLRFLFLINNFYFVWHQLRTNQRLVDVPMYALAHKIDGYINSYIQASWTPVLKPLHDRTPCCLTRYSAQHNFETKFEKTYIKQKLWKVPDPELREELRAAIIKKVIPAFTKFMEDNAVCASRVTPKELEEMLEELFEG